The following proteins come from a genomic window of Lachnoclostridium phytofermentans ISDg:
- a CDS encoding PF20097 family protein, producing MHVKCPYCDDKMEQGVIQSPHEISWMKKKHIIGSAEFHKGSIILSELSF from the coding sequence ATGCATGTGAAATGTCCATACTGTGATGATAAGATGGAACAAGGTGTTATACAGAGTCCACATGAGATTTCCTGGATGAAAAAGAAACACATAATCGGCAGCGCTGAATTTCATAAAGGTTCTATTATTTTGTCCGAATTATCATTCTAA
- a CDS encoding response regulator transcription factor — translation MSKKVLVVDDEKLIVKGIRFSLEQDGMEVDCAYDGEEALVFAKQKEYDVILLDVMLPRMNGFEVCQQIREFSNMPVIMLTAKGDDMDKILGLEYGADDYITKPFNILEVKARIKAIMRRNTRKASEAEASKTIVFGDLKIDSESRRVFISEKEINLTAKEFDVLELLVLNPNKVYSRENLLNIVWGYDYPGDVRTVDVHIRRLREKIEENPSEPKYVHTKWGVGYYFKN, via the coding sequence TTGAGTAAAAAGGTGCTTGTAGTAGATGATGAAAAATTAATTGTTAAGGGAATTCGCTTTTCCCTCGAACAAGATGGCATGGAAGTTGATTGTGCTTATGATGGTGAGGAAGCACTCGTTTTTGCGAAACAAAAAGAATATGATGTTATTCTTCTTGATGTTATGCTTCCAAGAATGAATGGGTTTGAAGTATGCCAGCAGATACGTGAATTTTCTAATATGCCAGTCATCATGTTAACGGCTAAAGGTGATGATATGGATAAGATTCTAGGACTAGAATATGGTGCAGATGATTATATTACTAAGCCATTTAATATTTTAGAAGTAAAAGCTAGAATCAAAGCAATTATGAGAAGAAATACAAGAAAGGCTTCAGAAGCAGAAGCATCTAAGACGATTGTCTTTGGTGATCTAAAGATTGATAGTGAGAGTCGCCGTGTATTTATTTCAGAAAAAGAAATTAATCTTACTGCGAAAGAATTTGATGTACTAGAATTACTAGTTCTTAATCCGAATAAAGTATACAGCAGAGAAAATTTATTAAACATCGTATGGGGTTATGACTATCCAGGCGATGTCAGAACAGTGGATGTGCATATCCGCCGCTTAAGAGAGAAGATTGAAGAAAATCCTAGCGAGCCTAAGTATGTACATACTAAATGGGGTGTTGGTTATTATTTCAAAAATTAA
- a CDS encoding GerMN domain-containing protein, whose translation MKKYCFWFVLCLSLLLIGCHKKVNEPVAGTKLYYINKDETAIVSESYDLKSTDRKGQIEEFLKALSIEPQNSDYKLAKPKDITLLGYNFGGAGQLQLGFDINYKNVTGISEVLMRAAIVKTFTQIEGITYVEFLVNGLPLVLDDGSWVDMMSADHFIDNVGDFTSYSQVDQVSLFYANETGDGLLESVRRIEYDGSIPIEQIIVEQLIAGPIDVELQAGMQATIPQNTVLNKISKKDGICTVDLSSEFLNKLPKVTEATTIYSIVNTLISEENIDRVQFLINGEVTNLYRKIAIDQPLERNLDIIKSEK comes from the coding sequence ATGAAAAAATATTGCTTTTGGTTTGTCCTTTGCCTATCCTTACTCCTTATTGGATGTCATAAGAAAGTGAATGAACCAGTTGCTGGAACAAAATTATATTATATAAATAAGGATGAAACAGCAATTGTGTCAGAATCTTATGATTTGAAAAGTACAGATAGAAAGGGGCAGATTGAGGAGTTTTTAAAAGCGTTAAGTATTGAACCCCAAAATTCGGATTATAAACTTGCAAAACCAAAAGATATTACATTACTTGGTTATAACTTTGGTGGAGCAGGGCAGTTACAATTAGGGTTTGATATTAATTATAAAAATGTTACTGGTATTTCTGAAGTATTGATGAGGGCAGCAATCGTAAAGACATTTACTCAAATTGAAGGGATTACTTATGTCGAATTCTTAGTGAATGGACTTCCTTTGGTGTTAGATGATGGAAGCTGGGTTGATATGATGAGTGCAGACCATTTCATTGATAATGTAGGAGATTTTACCTCATATTCACAAGTAGATCAAGTATCTCTCTTTTATGCAAATGAAACAGGGGATGGATTATTAGAATCGGTTCGTAGAATTGAATATGACGGAAGCATACCAATCGAGCAGATTATCGTAGAACAATTGATTGCAGGTCCGATTGATGTCGAACTTCAAGCAGGAATGCAGGCAACAATTCCACAAAATACTGTGCTTAATAAAATAAGCAAGAAAGATGGAATATGTACTGTAGATTTAAGTTCTGAATTTTTGAATAAACTGCCAAAAGTCACAGAAGCTACTACGATTTACTCTATAGTTAATACACTTATTAGTGAAGAAAATATAGATAGGGTACAATTTCTGATTAACGGTGAAGTAACCAATCTATATCGAAAGATTGCGATTGATCAACCACTAGAACGTAATCTTGATATTATTAAGAGTGAGAAATAA
- a CDS encoding HAMP domain-containing sensor histidine kinase gives MYILNGVLVIISKIKRKFKSMRLHMLIALMVVGLVPAAILTAALSRSYKDQSINEKLNDVQIHGLDIANKILFSGFLTNATSNEITTQLSLLADQYDGRVLVVDNTLKVISDTFGKEATGKVLLSSDVIKCLRGATSTKKSSGTKRAEVMIPIISSDKPLPLGVIIMNVSLEREYAILSNMGQEAMIYCWIILIVLFIAAFLYSKHMVKPLKAIIASIQHVSDGYMDDEVNILGFTEIEKISDSFNEMLGRMKTLEESRQEFVSNVSHELKTPITSIKVLAESLLTQPDAPVELYREFMTDINEEIERENNIITDLLSLVKLDKKTGEMHIATVSVNELLEIILKRLKPIAMKRNIELVYESFRNVLAEVDEVKLSLAISNLIENAIKYNVDDGWVRVSLNADHKYFYIKVADSGIGIPESAQGNIFDRFYRVDKARARQTGGTGLGLSITKNVVLMHNGAIKVYSQENEGSTFTLRIPLNYIP, from the coding sequence ATGTACATACTAAATGGGGTGTTGGTTATTATTTCAAAAATTAAACGTAAATTTAAAAGTATGCGTCTGCATATGCTGATTGCACTGATGGTAGTCGGATTAGTTCCGGCTGCCATTTTAACGGCTGCCTTGAGTCGCTCTTATAAGGATCAAAGTATTAACGAAAAGCTAAATGATGTTCAAATACATGGATTAGATATTGCAAACAAAATATTATTTAGCGGATTCTTAACGAACGCAACGTCGAATGAAATCACAACGCAATTGTCCTTATTAGCAGACCAATATGATGGAAGAGTTCTTGTTGTAGATAATACTTTAAAAGTAATTTCAGATACTTTCGGAAAAGAAGCTACAGGGAAGGTGTTGTTATCCTCTGATGTTATTAAATGCCTAAGGGGGGCAACTAGTACAAAAAAAAGTTCAGGCACAAAAAGAGCTGAGGTTATGATTCCAATTATATCATCAGATAAGCCATTACCACTAGGCGTAATTATTATGAATGTTTCTTTGGAAAGAGAATATGCAATATTAAGTAATATGGGCCAAGAGGCTATGATTTATTGTTGGATTATTTTAATCGTGTTATTTATAGCAGCTTTTCTCTATTCTAAACATATGGTAAAGCCATTAAAAGCTATAATAGCCTCCATCCAACATGTTTCAGACGGTTATATGGATGATGAAGTTAATATACTTGGGTTTACGGAAATTGAAAAGATTTCCGATTCCTTCAACGAAATGTTAGGAAGAATGAAAACATTAGAAGAATCCAGGCAGGAATTTGTGAGTAACGTATCACATGAGTTAAAAACACCGATTACTTCCATTAAAGTCCTTGCGGAGTCTTTGTTAACTCAACCAGATGCACCGGTTGAACTATATCGTGAATTTATGACAGACATTAATGAGGAAATCGAGCGTGAGAATAATATCATCACTGACTTACTATCCTTAGTTAAGCTTGATAAAAAAACAGGCGAAATGCATATTGCAACGGTTAGCGTTAATGAGCTACTTGAAATTATATTAAAGCGATTAAAACCGATTGCTATGAAGCGAAACATTGAGCTAGTATATGAAAGTTTTCGAAATGTATTAGCAGAAGTGGATGAAGTTAAGCTATCGCTTGCAATATCGAATTTAATTGAAAATGCAATCAAATACAATGTTGATGACGGATGGGTCCGCGTTTCCTTAAATGCAGACCATAAATATTTCTATATCAAAGTAGCAGATTCCGGGATTGGAATTCCAGAAAGTGCACAAGGCAATATCTTTGATCGATTCTACCGAGTTGATAAAGCGAGAGCAAGGCAGACTGGTGGAACAGGTCTTGGTCTTTCTATTACAAAGAATGTTGTATTAATGCACAATGGTGCTATAAAAGTTTATAGTCAGGAAAATGAAGGGTCTACCTTTACCTTACGAATTCCGCTCAATTATATTCCATAA